From Archaeoglobus sulfaticallidus PM70-1:
TGTGATTCCAATTTCGTTTACCTCATTCAGCATGATTTTTGTCTTCTTGAGGATTATGGAGGGATATTTGTCCAAGACAACAACATTGAAGATCTGCTTTTTTGTCGTATTTCCAACAATCGTCATCTCAACCTTGTATGTTCCCGCCTTCTTGGCTTTAATCGTTATTGGAAGCTCATAGCTGCTCCCTCTGCTTATCTCTCCAATACCCAAAACGAGTTTTGGATTTATTTCGAGATCTGAATCAAAAGATATCAGGCTGATCTTTTCATCGGTGGTTGCGTAAAGCGTTATCTTGCAATCAGCTACATCTCCGGGAAGCAGGATCTCAGGATTGATCTCCACCTTCGTAACCTCAATAGCTCCAGTTTTTGAAATCAGCATCAGCGATAATATTAAAATGCCGAGAGCAATGGATCTAATAAATCTCATAACCTGAAATGATTAGCTAAATATAAAAATTTTTTGAGTTAAATTTTTTATGTAGTTTTCAAATTATTTTCCTGTATTAGATTTCTTTTAAGACTCTACAGCCTTCTGTCTTTGGGAACGAAGTTGATTATTTTTCCATTCCTGAGCTTTCCACAGCCGATAAAATAGGAGCCATACTTCAGAATGACATAACCCTCTGAGACATCAGTCTGGTTAATCTCGATAGCTTCTCCCCTCATCCATCTTAGTGCCTTCTCCTCATCAACCTCAACAACATTTTTCTTCGCCACTTTTCCAACAATGAAAGACCCTTCCATGGATAGTCTTAGGCCATCTTTCTCAATTGTTGCAAAGTACAGTCCCTTTGACACCGCTCTAACTCCAAGGTTCCCGCATGAATACGCATAGATCCTCCTCTTGCCCCTCTCGTAGAAGCTCAGGTTTAATGTCACACCCCATCTCTCTTTCAGTGCTTCGTTAATTTTTCTACCAATCTCGCTTTCCATGTCAACCCTCCTTGACAATTTTCGCAACAAAAAATCCTTCCGTATCATTATCCTGCGGGTGTATCCTCAGACAGTGCTTTACGCTATCATCGAACTCAACACCATCAAACTCCCTGAAGCATCTGGTTCTCTTCACCGGCAGATCTATTTTTTCCACCCTCGCAGAAGTTGTTTTCAGCAGGCTGTCAATCACAGCCTCGTTCTCCTCAGGATCAAGTGTGCAAGTGGAGTAAACAAGAACTCCACCTTCCTTCAAAGCTTTATACGCAGACCTGATCAGCTGTTTCTGAAGTCTTGATAAAGCGATAACATCCCTCTGTTTCCAGATCTTGAGATACTTAAAGTTCTTTCTGATCATCCCGACATTACTGCACGGTGCATCAAGCAAAACTCGATCAAATGTGTTCTCAAACCTACCAAAAGCCCTGCCATCCATCATCGTAACGATCGCATTAGTCACACCGCACTTCTGGATGTTGGAGATCAGGATGTTGACCCTTGAGAACTTGACATCGTTGGCTATAATACAACCGGTATTTTCCATGTAGCTCGCTATCTGCGTTGTCTTCCCTCCCGGAGAGGCTGCCATATCCAGAACCATCATTCCCTGCCTGACATCGAGAACCACTGGAGGGATCATGGAACTTGCTTCCTGTGAGAATATTAGGCCGAGCTGATGTTCCATTGTCTTCGTTATTTCCATCTCACCTTCAATCTCACCTTCAACGAAAAAGCCTTCTCTGCACCAAGGAACCCGTTCAAGCCTGAAGTTCCTTTTCAGGTTATTTACTACCACATCAACATCAGCCTTTAAGGTGTTGACCCTGATGCTCTTTCTCAGGGGCTTTAGCATGTAATCGATAAACTCATCGGATGAATCTATGAGGGAGTATCTTTCAAAAAACTCCGGATTCAATTTGAATACATTATCCTGAACCATGGTAGAGTTTAAGCTGACATGATTTTAATAGTCTGTGGCCCATTAGCTAATAGATTAGCTAAAAAACTCCTAGTGGCCTTCCGCCAAGAGTTGCTCAACTACCCCAAACCTAATCAAAAGCATCCTCCAGCTCTTCTCCGCTGAAAACCGGTCCTTCTACACAAACTCTCGATCCATCCTTCAGCACACATGTTCCACAAACCCCAATGCCGCACTTCATGTAACTTTCCAAGGAAAATTCTGCCTTGCTCAGCAGATTCCTTTCCTTCAGAATCCTATATGCCGCAATCAACATACCTTCCGGCCCGCAGATGTATATCTTGTCGAACCCTTCAAGATCCTTGCCTCTCATTAGATCGATTACAGTTCCCTCATATCCTTCCGATCCATCTTCGGTTGAGAGTTCAACACTTTCGAATCGATCCTTCCATATCAGATCTGCAGAGGTTTTGCCTCCAAATATCACATGGACTTCCGCACCAAGGTTTTTAAGGTAATCATGGAGGTAGTAAAGCGGTGCCGAGCCTATACCCCCTGCCACAAGCAGAGCCTTTCCATTAGTTGGTGTAAATGGCTTCCCAAAAGGCCCTCTTATGCCTACTAGCTCTCCAGTTCTTATCCTCACAAGAGCTTCAGTAGTCGTTCCAACAGCCTTAACAGTCACAGAGTACGGAGAGGAGAGGCTCAGCGGGATCTCTTCATAGTCAAAAAGGTTCAGCATTACGAACTGCCCTGGATACGACCTGAGCTTTGAATTGAAGAATATCGTTGATACCGTTTCTGAATGCTTTATTATCTTGTCAACCTTCAAGCTGAACATTCAACCACCTTCATTTTTTATGAGCCAGCCCGATAATTTCCTCAAGCCGAATCTTTTCCTTCCTCGCATATGCCTTGAGGCTCTCCTTCAGGCTGTAGAATATCCTGTAGCTGTAGAAGAATGCCGAGCCTATCTGAACAGCACTCGCTCCAGCGAGCATGAACTCCACAACATCCTTCCAGCTTGTAGCCCCACCGGATGCGATTATCGGGATGTCAAGCTCCTCATAAAGATCCCACACAACCTTCATTGCAACTGGTTTAACAGCCTCCCCACTGTATCCACCACTGACATTGGACAGGATGGGTTTTTTAGATCCGATATCTATCGCCATTCCCTTAAGGGTGTTTATAGCAACAACACCATCCACTCCAGCCTCCTCAGCAGACTTGGCAACCTCGATATAGCTGGAGAAAGCAGATATCTTGGCAAAAATCGGCCTCGATGTCTCTTTTTTCAGTCTCCTTACGATATCCCCAACCAGTTCTGGATCGTTTCCAACCGTTAAGCCGAGACCTTTAACATGAGGACAGCTCAGATTCAGCTCAAACGCATCCGCCATGTCGAAATATCTGGCAATTTCCACAAATTCGTCGGGATTTGATGCGAAGAGGCTGACTATAAGCTTAGCATCACCTCGATAATTTTCCAGCTCTAAAGCGAACTTTTCAGCTCCGGGAGAGGATAAACCCACGGCATTGAGTAAGCCATGGGGAGTGTTGACCACAACAGGATTTCTGTAACCCTCTCTTTCCTCAATCCCTACACTTTTCGCCACCAAAGCCCCAGCATGCTCGGATAGCCGGTTAAGGGAAGAAGAATAACTGCCAAGAATTCCACTCGCCAGAATGAGTGGATTTTGTAGAGTTAGCGATGAGATCTGAACTTCAAGCATGCTAAAATGTGGCTTGGGGTTTATATAACCTTTACTTAGAGGTGTATGATATTCCATAGGTAATGATTGTTACATGCCGTTAACACAGATCGTATCGAATTTGATAAAATTAATTATTCTAACAAAATTAAAAAAATTTAAATGTTTCAAGTTATTATTGTCATGACTATTTGAACTAAAAACTTGGGATACAGAATTTCCCGAACTTGGTTTCCTCTCAGCCCTAGAAGTGTTCATGTTGATGTTACATCGAGGTGTCCGCTTGAGTGCAGCTACTGCTACACTACTCGGAGAAACGAGATGAGCAAAAAGGAGTTTCTGAGGCTGATCTCAATAATCTCAAGCATGGAGGTGGAGAAACCGCTGTACAGGAAAGATTTCTTTGAGATTGCGAAGTTTGCTGAAGACTGCGGTCTTGTCGTAAACCTAACAACAAACGGCTTTCTGGTGAATGAGATATCTAAAAACTACAGCAAACTCAGCATGTTCAGCCAGATCAACATATCGCTCGACTCTATAAGCAGAGAGGGATACACGAAGATCAGAGAGTATGATGGGTTTGAGAATGCCATGAAACTACAAAATGTTCTTATATTTCCACCAATCTCTCTCGATTATGAGCGAAGAGGGAGAACTAAAAATTAGAATGCCTGATGGAAGGATCGTTTCTGCAAAAAAGATGAATTTCAAACCAGTAAGAGAAGAATGGAATGAATATGAGCTAGAAGATGGCTCAAAGCTATATGTTAAGCTTGTATTGGTAGATGTTGTCAGGCTTGACGATTTCAGTCCAATAGGTGAACCCATATACCAAATAGTATCACAGAACTTGGTCAAGGTTAAAGCATCCAAAGAGGCTCTGGAGGATGTTTTGAGGAGGACTGAGAGTAGAAGGGGTGGTCCTGAGGTTCGTTGAAAAAGATAAGGGAGATGTGAACTACCCCCCTGCTCACGCAAGGAGCTTCCTGCTTCTATCACCGAACTACCATCATCGGTAGCTCTTTCAGCCGACCTAGGCAGAGGTTCGGTGTCCACAGGCGTAACTTCGGGCTGTCCCAGCCCTAGGCTACCTTGCGGTAGCAAGGAAATATACGGTAGAGAAGATATAAATAATTTGCGGGCTATCATCCCCTCCCTTGCGGAAAGGGGACTTCCCGCCCGCATTAGTTAAAAACATCAAAATGGTTTTGAAGTATCTAGAGTTTAGGGTCCTTCTCAAGCTAACTCTAAGCCAACCTATGCAACACCCTTGATATCGTCGTGGTAGAAGATTGCGAAGAAGAAGTTGTCGTAGATGATTCTATCCGTAATTACGATATCGTGTTTTTCCAGTTCTTGTCTTCTCTCTTCTCCTGCTCTTTGAACACTTCAAGCTGGAATCCCTCGCAACCTCCGAAATGCTTTCAAGCCACTCTCTGAGTCTTTCTTGATTCAAACTCTGTTCATTCAGTATGGGTCTTCCAGTTCCCAAATCCAGCATGGACTAATTGGAAAGAGAAGAGCTTATAGCTTTACACGCCACTCTAAAAGTTATGGTAGGGATTAGAACTCGAAAAAAGGATGCCCGGAGCCGGATTTGAACCGGCGACTATGCGGTCTTCAGCCGCACGCTCTCCCAGGCTGAGCTACCCGGGCATGTTCGTACATATTCCAATTGTGCTTTTAAGGTTTTCTGTTGAGTTTAACATTGTTAATTTTGGCATTTAAAAATATCTATTAGTTGTTCAAGACCTCAAAGTCATAACCTATTCAACAAAATTGAAAAATACATATGGAACTGGAGACACCAGTTACAGTCATTCCCACTTCTATGTCGCTAGCGCCTTCAAACCTGAAATGAGGAAGGCTACTGCGCCAACGCAAGAAAGATCAATCCACCAACTGATTAAATTATTATTTAATGAAAGAAATAATTTATCCCCGGCAAGGACGACAAGACCGCCATAAAACCTAGAATTTCTGTTTTACTTGTTGCAGCACCCCCCACAAAAGAATTTAAATGGGCTCGCCCGGATTCGAACCGGGGACCTCCTGCGTGTGAGGCAGGCGTCATAACCACTAGACTACGAGCCCCCAGATTACCTACTAACCAAAAATATTTGAATATTTTGGTAACTTTAACTTCCAGCACTCTACATTAAACCAAACCAAAATCTTCCATCACAACCTTGGCCACCTCAATTCCAGACCTTATGCTCCCGTTCATGCTCCTCTCCGGATAGTTGTGCCTTGATGTCATCCCTGCCACATAAAATCCCTTAACCCTTGTTCTGTAATCCGTTATCTTCCGCAAATAACCCTTCTCATATATAGGCCCGCTGAATCTGGCTTTAAACACCCTGATCCAGTTTATTGACTCGCTACCAATGCCAAACCTCTCAAGCTCTTTCATGTACAGCTTCTCAAGTTTATCGTTAGATGTGTTGAACAATTGCCCCTCAGGAGTTGAGTAGCTTGCGAGATATATTACATGCTCGCCATAGTCCTCAAAATCCATAAAGTTCGTGTGCTCTATTATCGCTCCAAAAATACTCGGATTCTTCAGGTTTATCCAGTAAATATCCTCTGTTATCCCCTCTTCAGCCCCGATCAGCGCACATACGGAACTCTGGTACTTAGTCTCAGGAAGTCCAGCAGCCCTTCTAAGCTCTCTATCGAGTGCTGGAAGCGGGGCAGTGTATACCACCGCATCGAACCTCTCACCCATTACAGCGAATTTCTCTCCGGCCTTCGCTATTGCAGCCTTGGAGAAAGCTATGTCTACACCCTCAGCTAACCTCTCAACAAGCTGCTGAAATCCTCCCTTAAGATATCCCAGCTCCTCACCGCTAT
This genomic window contains:
- a CDS encoding methyltransferase RsmF C-terminal domain-like protein is translated as MESEIGRKINEALKERWGVTLNLSFYERGKRRIYAYSCGNLGVRAVSKGLYFATIEKDGLRLSMEGSFIVGKVAKKNVVEVDEEKALRWMRGEAIEINQTDVSEGYVILKYGSYFIGCGKLRNGKIINFVPKDRRL
- a CDS encoding NOL1/NOP2/sun family putative RNA methylase, with the translated sequence MVQDNVFKLNPEFFERYSLIDSSDEFIDYMLKPLRKSIRVNTLKADVDVVVNNLKRNFRLERVPWCREGFFVEGEIEGEMEITKTMEHQLGLIFSQEASSMIPPVVLDVRQGMMVLDMAASPGGKTTQIASYMENTGCIIANDVKFSRVNILISNIQKCGVTNAIVTMMDGRAFGRFENTFDRVLLDAPCSNVGMIRKNFKYLKIWKQRDVIALSRLQKQLIRSAYKALKEGGVLVYSTCTLDPEENEAVIDSLLKTTSARVEKIDLPVKRTRCFREFDGVEFDDSVKHCLRIHPQDNDTEGFFVAKIVKEG
- a CDS encoding dihydroorotate dehydrogenase electron transfer subunit; its protein translation is MFSLKVDKIIKHSETVSTIFFNSKLRSYPGQFVMLNLFDYEEIPLSLSSPYSVTVKAVGTTTEALVRIRTGELVGIRGPFGKPFTPTNGKALLVAGGIGSAPLYYLHDYLKNLGAEVHVIFGGKTSADLIWKDRFESVELSTEDGSEGYEGTVIDLMRGKDLEGFDKIYICGPEGMLIAAYRILKERNLLSKAEFSLESYMKCGIGVCGTCVLKDGSRVCVEGPVFSGEELEDAFD
- a CDS encoding dihydroorotate dehydrogenase, whose product is MLEVQISSLTLQNPLILASGILGSYSSSLNRLSEHAGALVAKSVGIEEREGYRNPVVVNTPHGLLNAVGLSSPGAEKFALELENYRGDAKLIVSLFASNPDEFVEIARYFDMADAFELNLSCPHVKGLGLTVGNDPELVGDIVRRLKKETSRPIFAKISAFSSYIEVAKSAEEAGVDGVVAINTLKGMAIDIGSKKPILSNVSGGYSGEAVKPVAMKVVWDLYEELDIPIIASGGATSWKDVVEFMLAGASAVQIGSAFFYSYRIFYSLKESLKAYARKEKIRLEEIIGLAHKK
- a CDS encoding radical SAM protein; this encodes MGYRISRTWFPLSPRSVHVDVTSRCPLECSYCYTTRRNEMSKKEFLRLISIISSMEVEKPLYRKDFFEIAKFAEDCGLVVNLTTNGFLVNEISKNYSKLSMFSQINISLDSISREGYTKIREYDGFENAMKLQNVLIFPPISLDYERRGRTKN
- a CDS encoding NAD(P)/FAD-dependent oxidoreductase; the protein is MRVAVIGAGLTGLTCARLLGEYADVKVFESESAGGLLSSYYNSERGYWIEKFYHHCFRNDEHLIELIRDLRLSGKLVWRIARTGVAVDGRIYPLNTPFEILRYPYMRLMDKVRLARFTLRAKKRNFIDFDDVGVVEGIRDELGDELLNDFFLPLLKSKFGENYERVSYAWLLARVSIRSNRRYSGEELGYLKGGFQQLVERLAEGVDIAFSKAAIAKAGEKFAVMGERFDAVVYTAPLPALDRELRRAAGLPETKYQSSVCALIGAEEGITEDIYWINLKNPSIFGAIIEHTNFMDFEDYGEHVIYLASYSTPEGQLFNTSNDKLEKLYMKELERFGIGSESINWIRVFKARFSGPIYEKGYLRKITDYRTRVKGFYVAGMTSRHNYPERSMNGSIRSGIEVAKVVMEDFGLV